A genome region from Scleropages formosus chromosome 6, fSclFor1.1, whole genome shotgun sequence includes the following:
- the LOC108925012 gene encoding annexin A3-like isoform X2: protein MASTWTTDRGSIKDKSNFNASEDVAVLRKAIEGLGTDEKNLINVLTGRTNKQRQIICKAYQEATGRTLKEDLEGDTSGDFKDLLVALITPPAVYDCQEVIRAIKGAGTTDSTLIEIFASRSTQQIKALSDAYLAETGRKITHDLNNEVSGDYGKALLALAEGQRDERTTVDVGKAKEEAKVLYEAGEKKWGTDESKFIDILCHRSIPQLRQVLIEYKNISGKTLEKSIKSEMSGKLEDLLVAIVKCVQSTPAYLAERLHKGMKGLGTNENMLARIIVSRSEIDMLDIRAEFKKLYSQSLHSALESETSGDYRQVLLKICGGDDTV from the exons ATGGCATCTACATGG ACCACAGACCGAGGGAGCATTAAAGACAAGTCCAACTTTAATGCAAGCGAAGATGTTGCAGTTCTGCGGAAGGCTATTGAGGGCCTTG gCACTGATGAAAAGAACCTAATTAATGTCTTAACTGGGAGGACCAACAAACAGCGTCAAATCATTTGTAAAGCTTATCAGGAAGCAACAGGGCGG ACCCTTAAAGAAGACCTGGAAGGGGACACCAGTGGGGACTTTAAAGACTTGCTTGTTGCATTAATCACACCACCAGCTGTGTATGATTGTCAGGAGGTGATACGTGCCATAAAA GGAGCTGGAACCACTGACAGTACTTTGATAGAAATCTTTGCCTCAAGATCCACCCAACAAATTAAAGCCCTTTCTGATGCTTATTTGGCAG AGACTGGGAGGAAGATCACACATGACCTAAATAATGAAGTCTCAGGGGATTATGGGAAGGCATTGCTCGCCTTGGCCGAG GGACAGAGGGATGAACGCACTACTGTGGATGTTGGGAAGGCTAAAGAGGAAGCTAAG GTGCTGTATGAGGCAGGGGAGAAGAAGTGGGGGACAGATGAAAGCAAGTTTATTGACATTTTGTGCCACAGAAGCATACCTCAGCTGAGGCAGG taCTGATCGAGTACAAGAACATTAGTGGGAAGACACTGGAGAAGAGCATTAAGAGCGAGATGTCGGGCAAATTAGAAGATCTGCTGGTGGCCATTG TGAAATGTGTACAGAGTACACCAGCCTACCTGGCTGAAAGGCTGCACAAAGGTATGAAG GGTCTTGGAACAAATGAGAACATGTTGGCCAGAATAATAGTGAGCCGCTCTGAGATTGACATGCTGGACATCAGAGCTGAATTCAAAAAGCTCTATAGCCAATCACTGCACTCCGCCCTAGAA
- the LOC108925012 gene encoding annexin A3-like isoform X1 codes for MASTWNDLDLLLDAPSSSTKQTTDRGSIKDKSNFNASEDVAVLRKAIEGLGTDEKNLINVLTGRTNKQRQIICKAYQEATGRTLKEDLEGDTSGDFKDLLVALITPPAVYDCQEVIRAIKGAGTTDSTLIEIFASRSTQQIKALSDAYLAETGRKITHDLNNEVSGDYGKALLALAEGQRDERTTVDVGKAKEEAKVLYEAGEKKWGTDESKFIDILCHRSIPQLRQVLIEYKNISGKTLEKSIKSEMSGKLEDLLVAIVKCVQSTPAYLAERLHKGMKGLGTNENMLARIIVSRSEIDMLDIRAEFKKLYSQSLHSALESETSGDYRQVLLKICGGDDTV; via the exons ATGGCATCTACATGG AATGACTTGGATCTCCTTCTTGATGCTCCGTCGTCTTCAACAAAGCAG ACCACAGACCGAGGGAGCATTAAAGACAAGTCCAACTTTAATGCAAGCGAAGATGTTGCAGTTCTGCGGAAGGCTATTGAGGGCCTTG gCACTGATGAAAAGAACCTAATTAATGTCTTAACTGGGAGGACCAACAAACAGCGTCAAATCATTTGTAAAGCTTATCAGGAAGCAACAGGGCGG ACCCTTAAAGAAGACCTGGAAGGGGACACCAGTGGGGACTTTAAAGACTTGCTTGTTGCATTAATCACACCACCAGCTGTGTATGATTGTCAGGAGGTGATACGTGCCATAAAA GGAGCTGGAACCACTGACAGTACTTTGATAGAAATCTTTGCCTCAAGATCCACCCAACAAATTAAAGCCCTTTCTGATGCTTATTTGGCAG AGACTGGGAGGAAGATCACACATGACCTAAATAATGAAGTCTCAGGGGATTATGGGAAGGCATTGCTCGCCTTGGCCGAG GGACAGAGGGATGAACGCACTACTGTGGATGTTGGGAAGGCTAAAGAGGAAGCTAAG GTGCTGTATGAGGCAGGGGAGAAGAAGTGGGGGACAGATGAAAGCAAGTTTATTGACATTTTGTGCCACAGAAGCATACCTCAGCTGAGGCAGG taCTGATCGAGTACAAGAACATTAGTGGGAAGACACTGGAGAAGAGCATTAAGAGCGAGATGTCGGGCAAATTAGAAGATCTGCTGGTGGCCATTG TGAAATGTGTACAGAGTACACCAGCCTACCTGGCTGAAAGGCTGCACAAAGGTATGAAG GGTCTTGGAACAAATGAGAACATGTTGGCCAGAATAATAGTGAGCCGCTCTGAGATTGACATGCTGGACATCAGAGCTGAATTCAAAAAGCTCTATAGCCAATCACTGCACTCCGCCCTAGAA